In one Paraburkholderia megapolitana genomic region, the following are encoded:
- a CDS encoding helix-turn-helix transcriptional regulator, translating into MNGFFAKMGQVITDSGTDNFVAGIHRLINDYVPVDVTEATNWIIDKTNKNVATIQRLGTWGAAANQFSFCRDVGHSCEDRPESSILSRIVNSEDSQLIHLKPRTVSHDIHDNSSGIVYQCILLSHQDNRRHVISLSRAAQPRDFSLQELSVLKQLSDAILPAVGYHARRRIREPKRDGLTTAVPGAAENHAMQLQRNFDERLNEMGVVLSSREYQVCLAHLLGNTLPAIARQLSVQESTAATYFKRAGIKLNLSGRHGFAKWMLGTAS; encoded by the coding sequence TTGAACGGTTTTTTTGCGAAGATGGGACAGGTGATCACCGACAGCGGAACCGATAACTTCGTGGCTGGCATACACAGGCTGATCAACGACTACGTGCCAGTAGACGTGACCGAGGCGACGAACTGGATTATCGACAAGACGAACAAGAACGTAGCCACGATTCAGCGGCTGGGCACGTGGGGAGCGGCTGCCAACCAGTTTAGCTTCTGCCGCGACGTCGGACATTCATGCGAAGACAGACCTGAATCGTCAATATTGAGCAGAATCGTTAATTCAGAAGATTCGCAGTTGATTCATTTAAAACCGCGCACTGTGTCTCACGATATTCACGACAATTCTTCCGGTATCGTTTATCAATGCATCCTGCTCTCCCATCAAGATAATCGACGTCACGTCATTTCATTATCCCGGGCGGCACAACCGCGCGATTTTTCATTACAGGAATTATCGGTATTGAAACAACTTTCCGATGCCATTCTGCCGGCAGTCGGATATCACGCCCGCAGAAGAATTCGCGAACCGAAACGCGACGGATTAACTACCGCAGTGCCGGGCGCCGCCGAAAACCACGCAATGCAGTTACAGCGCAACTTCGACGAGCGTCTGAACGAGATGGGCGTCGTGCTGTCGAGCCGGGAGTATCAGGTCTGCCTCGCGCATCTACTGGGCAACACGTTGCCCGCTATCGCCCGCCAGCTCAGCGTACAGGAGAGCACGGCAGCCACGTACTTCAAGCGTGCAGGCATCAAGCTGAATCTGAGCGGCCGGCATGGCTTTGCCAAATGGATGCTCGGCACGGCCTCCTAG